The Lates calcarifer isolate ASB-BC8 linkage group LG14, TLL_Latcal_v3, whole genome shotgun sequence genome has a segment encoding these proteins:
- the LOC108874143 gene encoding complement C1q-like protein 3 has product MLSFMSLLILLCCELNSGQFENDSQSEPLCPDSHDLQKEYDAMKKKMEALEKMLKDSQTRLINNENKITELKNEASMQVIFSAAAGGGSSIGPFDTDTTLIYETVITNIGSAYNKTTGVFTAPVAGVYYFSIFYHAGGEHEGKLLLYKNTQLVAMAFDQRSDSDTADNGGNAVFLQLQRGDQVYVHMAPNSHVWRNYKHTTFSGFLVTQM; this is encoded by the exons ATGCTTAGTTTTATGAGTCTGTTGATTCTTCTCTGCTGCGAACTGAATTCAGGCCAGTTTGAGAATGACTCACAAAGCGAACCTCTGTGCCCCGATTCCCACGATCTTCAGAAAGAGTATGAtgccatgaaaaaaaagatggaagcCTTGGAGAAAATGCTGAAAGACAGTCAAACCAGGTTAATCAACAACGAAAACAAGATCACGGAGCTGAAAAATGAAG CCAGCATGCAGGTGAtattcagtgcagcagcaggaggaggtagCTCGATCGGACCTTTCGACACAGACACAACTTTAATCTATGAAACAGTTATTACAAACATTGGCAGTGCTTACAATAAAACCACAG GTGTCTTCACTGCACCTGTAGCAGGTGTTTATTACTTCAGCATCTTCTATCatgctggaggagaacatgaGGGAAAGCTGCTGTTGTACAAGAACACTCAGCTGGTGGCGATGGCCTTTGATCAACGATCAGACTCTGACACAGCTGATAACGGGGGAAACgcagtgtttctgcagctgcaacGAGGAGACCAGGTGTATGTTCACATGGCTCCAAACTCACATGTCTGGagaaactacaaacacacaactttcAGTGGGTTTTTAGTCAcgcaaatgtaa